In Fimbriimonadales bacterium, a genomic segment contains:
- the pstA gene encoding phosphate ABC transporter permease PstA yields MKENTLSKQIFPVLGRAVKEQLFLLICLAATIFGMIALAVLLYQIIREGAPRVDLEFLKRPPSRIPEKAGIYPAVVGTLWLMALTAVFTIPVGVSAAIYLEEFASKNWFTRFVQVNISNLAGVPSIVYGLLGLAIFVRAFSLGESILSGALTMSLLLLPLVITASQEAIRAVPSSYREGALALGATRWEAIRGVVLPSAASGIITGVILALSRAIGEAAPLIAIGAATYIRFAPSSPMDSFTVLPVQIYYWAQMPREGFRQNAAAAILLLLVVLLLFNSIAIYLRYRARLDKS; encoded by the coding sequence ATGAAAGAAAACACACTCTCTAAGCAGATTTTTCCTGTTCTGGGAAGAGCAGTCAAAGAGCAGTTGTTTTTGTTGATTTGTCTCGCGGCTACGATATTCGGAATGATTGCCCTTGCTGTGCTGCTATATCAAATAATTCGAGAAGGCGCGCCTCGTGTGGATTTGGAATTTTTGAAGCGCCCCCCCTCGAGAATCCCGGAGAAAGCAGGAATCTATCCAGCGGTTGTCGGAACATTGTGGCTTATGGCTCTTACTGCGGTGTTTACGATTCCGGTGGGGGTAAGTGCTGCAATCTATTTAGAGGAATTCGCTTCGAAAAATTGGTTTACGAGATTTGTCCAAGTCAACATCAGCAATTTGGCAGGTGTTCCGAGCATCGTTTATGGATTGCTCGGTCTCGCTATTTTCGTTCGTGCGTTTTCTCTTGGCGAGAGTATCCTCTCTGGCGCCCTTACGATGAGTTTGTTGCTGCTACCCCTCGTAATTACAGCGTCTCAAGAGGCGATTCGCGCCGTGCCTTCAAGTTATCGCGAAGGTGCTTTGGCTCTTGGCGCTACGCGATGGGAGGCGATTCGCGGAGTCGTTTTGCCGAGTGCTGCTTCGGGAATCATCACTGGCGTCATCCTCGCGCTTTCGCGTGCAATCGGGGAAGCAGCACCTCTCATTGCCATTGGCGCTGCTACATATATTCGCTTCGCACCCTCTTCACCCATGGACTCTTTTACCGTGTTGCCAGTTCAAATTTATTACTGGGCTCAAATGCCCCGAGAGGGGTTTCGCCAGAACGCAGCCGCCGCGATTTTGTTGCTTTTGGTAGTTTTGTTGCTTTTCAACTCGATTGCAATTTATTTACGTTATCGCGCTCGGTTAGATAAATCATAA
- the ruvX gene encoding Holliday junction resolvase RuvX produces MRILGVDYGTKRIGLAIGEIEVKMAFAKKVIPSTGNPRKDAQNVARYCKEEECDSIVIGLPVFARGEEGEQARITREFGEELRKMGFTVEYWNERYTSLAAEDKLAHLKPKRRKEVADSEAARIMLMDYMSSLEQA; encoded by the coding sequence ATGCGCATCCTCGGGGTTGATTACGGCACGAAACGGATTGGGCTTGCAATCGGTGAAATCGAAGTGAAAATGGCATTTGCGAAAAAGGTTATCCCTTCCACAGGAAACCCGCGAAAAGACGCGCAAAATGTAGCGCGGTATTGCAAAGAGGAAGAGTGTGATTCGATTGTCATCGGATTGCCGGTTTTCGCGCGGGGAGAAGAAGGTGAGCAGGCTCGCATTACACGGGAATTCGGAGAGGAGTTGAGAAAAATGGGTTTTACCGTCGAATACTGGAACGAACGCTACACCTCGCTCGCAGCAGAGGACAAGTTAGCCCATTTAAAACCGAAACGCCGAAAAGAGGTCGCGGATAGCGAGGCGGCAAGGATTATGTTAATGGATTATATGAGTTCTCTCGAGCAAGCATGA